One stretch of Meriones unguiculatus strain TT.TT164.6M chromosome 7, Bangor_MerUng_6.1, whole genome shotgun sequence DNA includes these proteins:
- the Pgf gene encoding placenta growth factor — MLAMKLFTCFLQVLVGLAMHSQGTLSAGNNSREKEVVPFSEVWGRSYCRPMAKLVDIVDEYPDEVSHIFSPSCVLLTRCGGCCGDESLHCVPLKTANITMQILKIAPGKEQHSRVDMTFSQDVLCECRPIQEKVRSERRKIKGKRKKEKQKPTD, encoded by the exons ATGCTGGCCATGAAGCTGTTCACTTGCTTCTTGCAGGTCCTGGTTGGGTTGGCTATGCATTCCCAG GGGACCCTGTCTGCTGGGAACAACTCAAGAGAAAAGGAAG TGGTGCCTTTCAGCGAAGTGTGGGGCCGCAGTTACTGCCGGCCGATGGCGAAGCTGGTGGACATTGTGGATGAGTACCCCGATGAGGTATCTCACATATTCAGCCCGTCCTGTGTCCTCCTGACTCGCTGTGGTGGCTGCTGCGGTGACGAGAGTCTTCACTGTGTACCGCTGAAGACGGCCAACATCACCATGCAG ATCTTGAAGATCGCTCCTGGTAAAGAACAGCATTCTCGTGTAGACATGACGTTTTCTCAGGATGTGCTCTGCGAGTGCAG GCCTATTCAGGAGAAGGTGAGGTCAGAAAG GAGGAAGAtcaaggggaagaggaagaaagagaagcagaaaccCACAGACTGA